In the Pantanalinema sp. genome, AAGATCGTTGAGGGCGGCAAGGAGCGCATCCAGGGCTACGAAGGCGTCGTCATCAAGCGCCGCGGCTCGGGCCTCAACCAGACCGTGACCGTCCGCCGCATCTTCCAGGGTGTGGGCGTCGAGCGCGTGTTCCTGCTGCACTCGCCCCGCATCGACAAGATCGAGGTGCTGCGCCGCGGTGACGTCCGTCGTGCCAAGCTCTACTACCTCCGCGGCCTGCAGGGCAAGGCTGCCCGCATCAAGGAGAAGGCGCGCAACGCCAAGTAGGCCTCAATGCCTTCCGAGCCCCGGAGCGTATGCCGTCAGGCGCAGTCGCTCCGGGGCTCGCCCTATCTACTCAGTCAGGAACGCACCATGACCGATCCCCATCGCGACGAAGACGAGGAGAAGCCCTCCTCCCCCTATCCCACCGTCCAGTGGTTCCCGGGGCACATCGCCAAGGCCCAGCGCGAGCTTCGCGAGAGGCTCCAGATCATCGACTTCGTGCTGGAGCTGGTGGACGCGCGCATCCCGGCGAGCAGCCGCTTCGGCCAGACGACCGAGCTCATCAAGGGCAAGCCCTCGATCGTGGTGCTGACCAAGACCGACCTGGCCGACCCCGCGCGCACCCAGGCCTGGATCAAGCTGCTGCGCAGCCAGGGGCAGCCCGCGATCGCCATGAACTCGCTCAAGGGCGAGGGGATCTCTGCGCTCAAGCAGGAGATCACCCGGCTCAACGAGGTGGTGCAGGCCAAGGTCAAGGCTCGCGGCCGCCTGCCGCGCCCCGCGCGGATCATGGTGGTGGGCCTGCCGAACGTGGGGAAGAGCTCGCTCATCAACCGCCTGACCAAGACCGGCCGCGCCAGGACCGGGGACAAGCCGGGCGTGACCCGGGCCGTCTCCTGGATCCGCATCGGCAAGGACCTGGAGCTGATGGACACCCCCGGCATCATCCCGCCCAAGCTCGGCGAGCCCATCGTCGCGCTCAAGCTCGCCATGACCGGCGGGGTGGGCAGCCAGGCCTACGACCCGATCGAGGTCGCGCGCTTCGCCATCGGGATCCTGCAGGAGCACGCCCCTTCGACCCTCGCGGCGTTCGGCCCGGAGCCCAGCCTCGAGGTCATCGGCCGCAAGCGCGGCTTCCTCAAGCAGGGCGACCAGGTCGATCACGAGCGCACGGCCCGCACCTTCCTCTCGGACCTGCGCGGCGGAGCCCTCGGGCCGCTCACCCTGGACGACCCGGCCTCCTTCGCTTGAACGCGGGGCCGCTTCCGGCCCTCCTCGAAACGCGATATACTGTCATCCGTACGCTGAACGCCGGCGCACGCTGGCACCAGGAGGACTAGAATTGCGCATCGCGCTCGGTAGCGACCACGCCGGCTTCGACCTCAAGGAAGCCCTCGAGGCCTGGCTCCTCTCCCAAGGCCACGTCGTCTCGGATCTGGGCTGCCACGACACCACCCGCACCGACTACCCCCCCATCGCCCATGCGCTCGCCCGCGAGATCACCTCCGGGCGCGCCGAGCGCGGCGTCCTGGTCTGCGGATCGGGGATCGGGGTCTCGATCGCGGCCAACCGCATCGAGGGGGCCCGCGCGGCCCTGGTCAACGAGCCCGTTTCGGCCCGCCTCGCCCGCGAGCACAACGATGCCAACATCGTCTGCCTCGGCGCGCGCCTGGTGGGCCCCGACATGGCCCAAGAAATCCTGCGGGTCTTCCTGGAGACCCCCTTCGAGGGGGGGCGCCACGAGGCCCGCGTCGCCATGATCGACGCCGTCACGCTCTAACTGTACGAGGATTCAGCTTTGAACGAGTTTCCGCACCTTCGCCAGGCCGACCCCGACATCGCCGCCCTCATCGACCAGGAGCTGGGCCGCCAGCGCGGCAACCTCGAGCTCATCGCCTCCGAGAACTTCACCAGCCAGGCGGTGATGGAGGCCATGGGCACGGTGCCCACCAACAAGTACGCCGAGGGCTATCCCGGCAAGCGCTACTACGGCGGCTGCGAGTACGTCGACGGCATCGAGACCCTGGCCATCGAGCGCGCCAAGCAGCTCTTCGGGGCCGAGCACGCCAACGTCCAGCCCCACTCGGGCGCCAACGCCAACACCGCGGTCTTCGTGGCGGCCCTCAAGCCCGGCGACACGGTGCTCGGCATGAACCTCGCCCACGGCGGCCACCTCACCCACGGCAGCCCCGTCAACTTCTCGGGCCTCTTCTACAACATCGTGCCCTACGGCGTGGACCCCGAGACCGAGCGCATCGACTACGAGGCCCTCGAGCAGCTCGCCCAGGAGCACAAGCCCAAGCTGATCATCGCGGGGGCCTCGGCCTACTCGCGCGTCATCGACTTCGCGCGCTTCCGGGCGATCGCCGACTCCGTCGGCGCCCTCCTGATGGTCGACATGGCCCACATCGCGGGTCTGGTGGCGGCCGGGCTGCACCCGAGCCCCGTGCCGCACGCCCACTTCGTCACCACCACCACCCACAAGACCCTGCGCGGCCCGCGCGGCGGCATGATCCTCTGCACCGCGGAGTGGGCCAAGGCCGTCGACAAGGCGGTCTTCCCCGGCACCCAGGGCGGCCCGCTCATGCACGTCATCGCGGCCAAGGCCGTCGCCCTCAAGGAGGCCCTGGAGCCCGCCTTCGCCGACTACCAGCGCCAGGTGATCGCCAACGCCAAGCGCCTGGCCGAGCGCCTTTCCAAG is a window encoding:
- the rplS gene encoding 50S ribosomal protein L19 codes for the protein MSTRLIARDVINEIEKAQLKESVPAINPGDTVKVYAKIVEGGKERIQGYEGVVIKRRGSGLNQTVTVRRIFQGVGVERVFLLHSPRIDKIEVLRRGDVRRAKLYYLRGLQGKAARIKEKARNAK
- the ylqF gene encoding ribosome biogenesis GTPase YlqF, encoding MTDPHRDEDEEKPSSPYPTVQWFPGHIAKAQRELRERLQIIDFVLELVDARIPASSRFGQTTELIKGKPSIVVLTKTDLADPARTQAWIKLLRSQGQPAIAMNSLKGEGISALKQEITRLNEVVQAKVKARGRLPRPARIMVVGLPNVGKSSLINRLTKTGRARTGDKPGVTRAVSWIRIGKDLELMDTPGIIPPKLGEPIVALKLAMTGGVGSQAYDPIEVARFAIGILQEHAPSTLAAFGPEPSLEVIGRKRGFLKQGDQVDHERTARTFLSDLRGGALGPLTLDDPASFA
- the rpiB gene encoding ribose 5-phosphate isomerase B; translated protein: MRIALGSDHAGFDLKEALEAWLLSQGHVVSDLGCHDTTRTDYPPIAHALAREITSGRAERGVLVCGSGIGVSIAANRIEGARAALVNEPVSARLAREHNDANIVCLGARLVGPDMAQEILRVFLETPFEGGRHEARVAMIDAVTL
- the glyA gene encoding serine hydroxymethyltransferase — translated: MNEFPHLRQADPDIAALIDQELGRQRGNLELIASENFTSQAVMEAMGTVPTNKYAEGYPGKRYYGGCEYVDGIETLAIERAKQLFGAEHANVQPHSGANANTAVFVAALKPGDTVLGMNLAHGGHLTHGSPVNFSGLFYNIVPYGVDPETERIDYEALEQLAQEHKPKLIIAGASAYSRVIDFARFRAIADSVGALLMVDMAHIAGLVAAGLHPSPVPHAHFVTTTTHKTLRGPRGGMILCTAEWAKAVDKAVFPGTQGGPLMHVIAAKAVALKEALEPAFADYQRQVIANAKRLAERLSKEGLRIVSGGTDNHLFSLDVRSVSLTGKAASALMDEVGITVNKNTIPNDPESPFVTSGVRIGTPAVTTRGMKEPEMDRIAEAIASLLRDPESPMVRTQVERTVASLCAAFPLYEGAPAASVK